The proteins below are encoded in one region of bacterium:
- a CDS encoding oligogalacturonate lyase family protein, which yields MDIGHTWHEARDYADPLTGRTVRRLTSAGLMNMTPTYHTNSGFTADGETLVLISVREGATVVLKAHVASGELTALWRAPGVGDRSYIHRSMERPGPGWDGRGICGNRLCLAPRAGQAVFACERTLRAVDLQTLAERVLLPDCGAEWIFGAPAVDPQEQWVAIALSSAHPQRLAGEPVTRDYRSYADHRLRLVRVALDDSGRVETLFEHDRAGSAHCAFCPTDPNLLYFDLDMAPRYWCGGDGVTPRVWLLHLDTGQAHPLRPEPLFQVHTAWLWDGSALAYHGGLPGGGVYIGVTRPDGETIWEGHYPQARAYGHLTPDRTRPALVLDGDFSPDTLQWLYTDEPPEAGPHLEPICRHNTEWGSIQPGSQYTHPHPLADPTGRWLAFNAAHEGRQDVTVAAIAP from the coding sequence ATGGACATCGGGCACACCTGGCATGAGGCCCGCGACTACGCCGACCCTCTCACCGGCCGCACCGTCCGCCGCCTCACCTCCGCCGGCCTCATGAACATGACGCCGACCTACCACACTAACTCCGGCTTCACCGCCGATGGCGAAACCCTCGTGCTGATCTCGGTGCGCGAGGGCGCGACGGTCGTCCTCAAGGCCCATGTCGCCAGCGGCGAACTGACGGCGCTGTGGCGCGCGCCGGGCGTCGGCGACCGCAGCTACATCCACCGCAGCATGGAGCGCCCCGGCCCGGGCTGGGACGGGCGCGGCATCTGCGGCAACCGCCTGTGCCTCGCCCCGCGTGCGGGGCAGGCGGTCTTTGCGTGCGAGCGGACGCTGCGCGCCGTGGACTTGCAGACGCTGGCGGAGCGGGTGCTGCTCCCGGACTGTGGTGCAGAGTGGATCTTCGGCGCGCCCGCGGTGGACCCGCAGGAGCAGTGGGTGGCTATCGCCCTGAGTTCGGCCCATCCACAGCGCCTGGCCGGGGAGCCCGTCACGCGCGACTACCGCAGCTACGCCGACCACCGGCTGCGACTGGTGCGGGTGGCGCTGGATGACAGCGGGCGAGTCGAGACGCTGTTCGAGCACGACCGCGCCGGCTCAGCCCACTGCGCCTTCTGCCCCACGGACCCGAACCTGCTGTACTTCGACCTCGACATGGCCCCCCGCTACTGGTGCGGCGGCGATGGCGTGACGCCGCGCGTGTGGCTGCTGCACCTGGACACCGGCCAGGCCCACCCGCTGCGGCCCGAGCCGCTCTTCCAGGTCCACACCGCGTGGCTGTGGGATGGCTCGGCGCTGGCCTATCACGGCGGCCTGCCGGGGGGCGGCGTCTACATCGGCGTGACGCGCCCGGACGGCGAGACCATCTGGGAGGGGCACTACCCGCAAGCGCGGGCGTACGGTCATCTCACTCCCGATCGCACACGCCCGGCGTTGGTGCTCGACGGCGACTTCTCCCCCGACACGCTGCAGTGGCTATACACCGACGAGCCGCCGGAAGCAGGGCCGCACCTGGAGCCCATCTGCCGCCACAACACGGAGTGGGGCAGCATCCAGCCGGGCTCGCAGTACACCCATCCCCACCCCCTGGCCGACCCGACCGGCCGCTGGCTGGCCTTCAACGCGGCGCACGAGGGCCGGCAGGATGTCACCGTGGCGGCCATTGCCCCCTGA
- a CDS encoding prepilin-type N-terminal cleavage/methylation domain-containing protein, translating into MHRHGFTLIELLVVIAILAAILFPVFARAREKARQTACVSNMRQIAMAFFEYSQDCDGGGVPGVMEQTAPVTYGLWVRAVQPYIANDQIMVCPSNQNRINYTDGAWAPKVVDYGYNGWLSLRMEDHSLSPGANPASIFIFCDCGMPDPTERAHLYDGPPSYYGAAPHNDGANFAFLDGHAKWQKQSGAATTAYKGVVYFGEATRD; encoded by the coding sequence ATGCACCGCCACGGCTTCACCCTCATTGAGCTTCTCGTCGTCATCGCGATCCTGGCCGCCATTCTCTTCCCCGTGTTCGCCCGGGCGCGCGAGAAGGCCCGCCAGACCGCCTGCGTCAGCAACATGCGCCAGATCGCCATGGCCTTCTTCGAGTACTCCCAGGACTGCGACGGCGGGGGCGTGCCCGGGGTCATGGAGCAGACCGCGCCGGTCACGTACGGCCTGTGGGTCCGGGCGGTGCAGCCGTATATCGCCAACGACCAGATCATGGTCTGCCCCAGCAACCAGAACCGGATCAACTACACTGACGGCGCCTGGGCGCCCAAGGTCGTGGACTACGGCTACAACGGCTGGCTGAGCCTGCGGATGGAGGACCATTCGCTCAGCCCCGGGGCCAACCCCGCCAGCATCTTCATCTTCTGCGACTGCGGCATGCCCGACCCGACCGAGCGCGCGCACCTGTACGACGGCCCGCCGAGCTACTACGGCGCCGCGCCGCACAACGACGGCGCTAACTTCGCCTTCCTCGACGGCCACGCCAAGTGGCAGAAGCAGTCCGGCGCCGCCACGACCGCCTACAAGGGCGTCGTGTACTTCGGGGAGGCGACGCGAGACTGA
- the mutY gene encoding A/G-specific adenine glycosylase has product MPPSTTPAPHPADLAPRLLPWFDAHGRDMPWRLDHHPYRLLVAVIMLQQTQVATVIPYHRRFLQAFPSVKALAAAPVEDVLKLWEGLGYYSRARNLHRAAQLIVAEYAGRVPRTERELRALPGVGAYTAAAVRSIAFEESVAAIDGNVLRILSRVFWLPGGGREGREKQRAEVLAQAAVPLDRPGDYNQALMDLGAVVCTPRAPSCEACPFGDLCRARAKRQAEAIPKRRRSAIRAVRAVAGLVRKGDKLLLAQRPPEGVWGGLWELPNVTVEGDADPAAALAEYLHRALGLRVQVGDAIVTHRHAITNRQVSLTVLECSVLGGRLRCREHTCARWVSAEELDRLTLPAPHRKVLAEQAVGGAGY; this is encoded by the coding sequence GTGCCGCCCTCGACCACCCCTGCCCCTCACCCCGCCGACCTGGCCCCGCGCCTGCTGCCGTGGTTTGACGCCCACGGACGCGACATGCCCTGGCGGCTGGACCACCATCCCTACCGCCTGCTCGTCGCGGTCATCATGCTGCAGCAGACGCAGGTCGCCACCGTCATCCCCTACCACCGGCGGTTCCTGCAGGCCTTCCCGTCGGTCAAGGCGTTGGCGGCGGCGCCGGTGGAGGACGTGCTGAAGCTGTGGGAGGGGCTGGGGTACTACTCCCGCGCACGGAACCTGCACCGCGCGGCGCAGCTCATCGTGGCCGAGTACGCCGGGCGCGTGCCGCGCACGGAGCGGGAGTTGCGGGCCTTGCCCGGGGTGGGCGCATACACCGCCGCCGCCGTGCGCAGCATCGCCTTCGAGGAGTCGGTCGCGGCGATTGATGGCAACGTGCTGCGCATTCTGTCGCGAGTGTTCTGGCTGCCCGGTGGCGGGCGCGAGGGGAGGGAAAAGCAGCGGGCCGAGGTGCTGGCACAGGCGGCCGTCCCGCTCGACCGGCCGGGTGACTACAACCAGGCGCTGATGGACCTGGGGGCCGTCGTCTGCACCCCGCGCGCGCCGTCGTGCGAGGCGTGCCCGTTCGGCGACCTCTGCCGCGCGCGGGCGAAGCGGCAGGCCGAGGCCATCCCGAAGCGGCGTCGCAGCGCCATACGGGCGGTGCGTGCTGTGGCGGGCCTGGTCCGCAAGGGCGACAAGCTCCTGCTGGCGCAACGGCCGCCCGAGGGCGTATGGGGCGGGTTGTGGGAGTTGCCGAACGTGACGGTCGAGGGCGACGCGGACCCCGCCGCCGCGCTGGCCGAGTATCTGCACCGGGCGCTGGGCCTGCGGGTGCAGGTCGGCGACGCGATCGTCACCCATCGCCACGCCATCACGAACCGCCAGGTCAGCTTGACGGTCCTGGAGTGCTCCGTCCTCGGGGGAAGGCTGCGCTGTCGCGAGCACACCTGCGCCCGGTGGGTCAGTGCCGAGGAGCTGGATCGCCTCACACTGCCCGCCCCCCACCGGAAGGTGCTCGCGGAGCAGGCCGTGGGAGGGGCCGGCTACTAG